The Streptomyces sp. DH-12 genome has a window encoding:
- the ppdK gene encoding pyruvate, phosphate dikinase — MKFVYDFTEGNKDLKDLLGGKGANLAEMTNLGLPVPPGFTITTEACKVYLESGEEPAALRDEVSAHLEALEQRMGKKLGQADDPLLVSVRSGAKFSMPGMMDTVLNIGLSDTSVRGLAQQAGDDRFAWDSYRRLIQMFGKTVLGVDGELFEDALEAAKAAKKVTVDTELEAADLKKLVTRFKKIVKTECGRDFPQDPREQMDLAIKAVFDSWNGERAKLYRRQERIPHDLGTAVNVCSMVFGNLGPDSGTGVAFTRDPASGHQGVYGDYLQNAQGEDVVAGIRNTVPLAELEQIDKKSYDQLLQIMETLENHYKDLCDIEFTIERGRLWMLQTRVGKRTAGAAFRIATQLVDQGLIDEAEALTRVNGAQLAQLMFPRFDESAKVEQVGRGIAASPGAAVGKAVFDSYTAVKWSRSGEKVILIRRETNPDDLDGMIAAEGILTSRGGKTSHAAVVARGMGKTCVCGAEELEVDTKRRRMTVPGGRVVEEGDLISIDGSSGKVYLGEVPVVPSPVVEYFEGRMHPGADDADELVEAVHRMMAFADRKRRLRVRANADNAEDALRARRFGAQGIGLCRTEHMFLGDRRELVERLILADTETEREESLKALLPLQKQDFVELFEAMDGLPVTIRLLDPPLHEFLPDITELSVRVALAESRQEPHENELRLLQAVHRLHEQNPMLGLRGVRLGLVIPGLFTMQVRAIAEAAAERRNAKGDPRAEIMIPLVGTVQELEIVREEADRVVAEVEESTGTRLKLAIGTMIELPRAALTAGQIAEAAEFFSFGTNDLTQTVWGFSRDDVEASFFTAYLEKGIFGVSPFETIDKDGVGSLVKSAAAAGRATRPDLKLGVCGEHGGDPESVHFFHEVGLDYVSCSPFRIPVARLEAGRAAVTSAGSDHR, encoded by the coding sequence GTGAAGTTCGTCTACGACTTCACCGAGGGCAACAAGGACCTCAAGGACCTCCTCGGCGGCAAGGGGGCCAACCTCGCCGAGATGACCAACCTCGGTCTCCCCGTGCCACCCGGCTTCACCATTACCACGGAGGCCTGCAAGGTCTACCTGGAGAGCGGCGAGGAGCCCGCGGCGCTGCGTGACGAGGTGAGTGCGCACCTCGAGGCGCTCGAGCAGCGGATGGGCAAGAAGCTCGGCCAGGCCGACGACCCCCTCCTCGTGTCGGTCCGTTCCGGCGCCAAGTTCTCCATGCCCGGCATGATGGACACCGTCCTCAACATCGGCCTGTCCGACACGTCCGTGCGGGGCCTGGCCCAGCAGGCCGGCGACGACCGGTTCGCCTGGGACTCCTACCGGCGCCTGATCCAGATGTTCGGCAAGACCGTCCTCGGTGTGGACGGCGAGCTGTTCGAGGACGCGCTGGAGGCGGCCAAGGCGGCCAAGAAGGTCACGGTCGACACCGAGCTGGAGGCCGCCGACCTCAAGAAGCTCGTCACCAGGTTCAAGAAGATCGTCAAGACCGAGTGCGGCCGGGACTTCCCGCAGGACCCGCGCGAGCAGATGGACCTCGCCATCAAGGCCGTCTTCGACTCCTGGAACGGCGAGAGGGCCAAGCTCTACCGCCGTCAGGAGCGCATCCCGCACGACCTGGGCACCGCCGTCAACGTCTGCTCGATGGTCTTCGGCAACCTCGGCCCCGACTCCGGCACCGGCGTCGCCTTCACCCGCGACCCCGCCTCCGGCCACCAGGGCGTCTACGGCGACTACCTGCAGAACGCACAGGGCGAGGACGTCGTCGCGGGCATCCGCAACACCGTCCCGCTCGCGGAGCTGGAGCAGATCGACAAGAAGTCGTACGACCAGCTCCTGCAGATCATGGAGACCCTGGAGAACCACTACAAGGATCTCTGCGACATCGAGTTCACCATCGAGCGCGGCCGGCTGTGGATGCTGCAGACCCGCGTCGGCAAGCGCACCGCGGGCGCGGCCTTCCGCATCGCCACGCAGCTCGTGGACCAGGGTCTGATCGACGAGGCCGAGGCGCTCACCCGTGTCAACGGCGCCCAGCTCGCCCAGCTGATGTTCCCGCGCTTCGACGAGAGCGCCAAGGTCGAGCAGGTCGGACGCGGCATCGCCGCCTCCCCGGGCGCCGCGGTCGGCAAGGCGGTCTTCGACTCCTACACCGCAGTGAAGTGGTCCCGCTCCGGCGAGAAGGTCATCCTGATCCGCCGCGAGACCAACCCCGACGACCTGGACGGCATGATCGCCGCCGAGGGCATCCTCACCTCGCGCGGCGGCAAGACCTCCCACGCGGCCGTCGTCGCCCGCGGCATGGGCAAGACCTGTGTCTGCGGCGCCGAGGAGCTGGAGGTCGACACCAAGCGCCGCCGGATGACCGTGCCCGGCGGGCGCGTCGTGGAGGAGGGCGACCTCATCTCCATCGACGGTTCCAGCGGCAAGGTCTACCTGGGCGAGGTCCCGGTCGTGCCGTCGCCGGTCGTGGAGTACTTCGAGGGCCGGATGCACCCGGGCGCCGACGACGCCGACGAGCTGGTCGAGGCCGTGCACCGGATGATGGCCTTCGCCGACCGCAAGCGCCGGCTGCGGGTGCGCGCCAACGCCGACAACGCCGAGGACGCGCTGCGCGCCCGCCGCTTCGGCGCCCAGGGCATCGGCCTGTGCCGCACCGAGCACATGTTCCTCGGCGACCGGCGCGAGCTGGTGGAACGGCTGATCCTGGCCGACACCGAGACCGAGCGCGAGGAGTCGCTGAAGGCGCTGCTGCCGCTGCAGAAGCAGGACTTCGTCGAGCTGTTCGAGGCGATGGACGGCCTGCCCGTCACCATCCGCCTGCTCGACCCGCCGCTGCACGAGTTCCTGCCCGACATCACCGAGCTGTCGGTCCGCGTCGCCCTCGCCGAGTCCCGGCAGGAGCCGCACGAGAACGAGCTGCGGCTGCTCCAGGCCGTGCACCGGCTGCACGAGCAGAACCCGATGCTGGGCCTGCGCGGGGTCCGCCTCGGCCTGGTCATCCCGGGCCTGTTCACCATGCAGGTGCGGGCCATCGCGGAGGCCGCGGCCGAGCGCCGGAACGCCAAGGGCGACCCGCGCGCGGAGATCATGATCCCGCTGGTCGGCACGGTCCAGGAGCTGGAGATCGTCCGCGAGGAGGCCGACAGGGTCGTCGCGGAGGTCGAGGAGTCCACCGGCACGCGGCTCAAGCTGGCGATCGGCACGATGATCGAGCTGCCGCGCGCCGCGCTGACCGCCGGCCAGATCGCGGAGGCCGCCGAGTTCTTCTCCTTCGGCACCAACGACCTCACCCAGACGGTGTGGGGCTTCTCCCGGGACGACGTGGAGGCCAGCTTCTTCACGGCCTACCTGGAGAAGGGCATCTTCGGGGTGTCGCCGTTCGAGACGATCGACAAGGACGGCGTGGGGTCCCTGGTGAAGTCCGCCGCCGCGGCGGGCCGCGCCACCCGGCCCGACCTGAAGCTCGGCGTCTGCGGCGAGCACGGCGGCGACCCGGAGTCGGTGCACTTCTTCCACGAGGTGGGACTGGACTACGTCTCCTGCTCCCCGTTCCGCATCCCGGTGGCCCGTCTCGAGGCCGGCCGCGCGGCCGTCACCTCGGCGGGCAGCGACCACCGCTGA
- a CDS encoding excalibur calcium-binding domain-containing protein encodes MHLTRHTLTLLAALALAALPATASAHDGDHPFTSCSEAYDNGYARISSGDDHYGPGLDPDGDGIACDEPPAGFVPRDDTEVDGNTTPVADTTQAATSDRSAGPDDDVTTYVTMGVGAVVLAGGTVLLVSRLRRGRG; translated from the coding sequence ATGCACCTGACACGACACACCCTCACGCTCCTCGCCGCCCTCGCCCTGGCCGCCCTCCCCGCCACCGCGTCGGCCCACGACGGGGACCACCCGTTCACGAGCTGCTCGGAGGCGTACGACAACGGCTACGCGAGGATCTCCAGCGGGGACGACCACTACGGTCCCGGCCTGGACCCCGACGGCGACGGCATCGCCTGCGACGAGCCGCCCGCCGGCTTCGTCCCGCGCGACGACACCGAGGTCGACGGGAACACGACTCCCGTGGCCGACACCACCCAGGCCGCCACGAGCGACCGATCCGCCGGGCCGGACGACGACGTCACGACCTACGTGACCATGGGCGTCGGCGCCGTGGTCCTCGCCGGAGGCACCGTGCTCCTCGTCTCCCGCCTGCGCCGCGGCCGCGGCTGA
- a CDS encoding LAETG motif-containing sortase-dependent surface protein — MIPFRTSAAALLAAVALAAVPATAVAHDGSHPFENCTDAYDNGYSNIPEGDEHYGEHLDRDGDGVGCDQPPADFVPRDGSDDDAGAGAGTDGAQEGNGGGTDLAETGGSGTTPYIAAGGAAVVLLGGGLVIAARKRREDR, encoded by the coding sequence ATGATCCCGTTCCGTACCTCAGCCGCCGCGCTGCTCGCCGCCGTCGCCCTGGCCGCCGTGCCGGCCACCGCCGTGGCCCACGACGGCAGCCACCCGTTCGAGAACTGCACCGACGCGTACGACAACGGGTACAGCAACATCCCCGAGGGGGACGAGCACTACGGCGAGCACCTCGACCGGGACGGCGACGGCGTCGGCTGCGACCAGCCGCCCGCGGACTTCGTGCCGCGCGACGGGAGCGACGACGACGCCGGCGCGGGCGCGGGGACCGACGGCGCCCAGGAGGGGAACGGCGGCGGCACCGACCTCGCCGAGACCGGCGGCAGCGGCACCACCCCGTACATCGCGGCGGGCGGCGCGGCCGTCGTCCTTCTCGGCGGCGGCCTGGTGATCGCCGCGCGCAAGCGCCGCGAGGACCGCTGA